A stretch of the Cytobacillus luteolus genome encodes the following:
- a CDS encoding MerR family transcriptional regulator — protein sequence MSKFMSIQTFSERTGISKSTLRYYESTNLLRPAGRNTSGYRVYCETQVATIKLISSLRLANVPIKDIQAYLKVDDDKTRQKMMDNWIQIIKEKLDILNVSLRYLESDSTHEQIYLIEKNAETIIWFSAESNVGQFKEHFSKRMKELEILNIPIKSCYLKYLSGTELIKAQIGFGLPSDIQTNELSEIAFIEHMASCVCIAMSFNEPITKIQEGYRKLVNYASENKWVPTGSILEWYRGEDFTDLDLVMPVTQIGIRGKS from the coding sequence TTGAGTAAGTTCATGTCAATACAGACTTTCTCTGAAAGAACTGGTATTTCCAAAAGTACATTAAGATATTATGAGTCAACAAATTTACTTCGTCCAGCAGGTAGAAACACTAGCGGGTATCGAGTTTATTGTGAGACCCAAGTTGCAACCATTAAGTTAATCTCCAGTTTACGTTTAGCTAATGTACCGATTAAAGATATTCAAGCCTATTTAAAGGTAGACGATGATAAAACCCGACAAAAAATGATGGATAATTGGATTCAAATTATAAAGGAAAAGCTAGATATCTTGAATGTGAGTTTACGTTATTTAGAGAGTGATTCTACACATGAACAAATTTATTTGATAGAAAAAAACGCGGAAACTATTATTTGGTTTTCTGCTGAATCGAATGTAGGGCAATTCAAAGAACATTTTAGTAAGAGAATGAAAGAACTCGAGATATTAAATATTCCTATAAAAAGTTGTTATTTAAAATATTTATCAGGAACAGAATTGATTAAAGCACAAATTGGCTTTGGTCTACCATCTGACATACAAACAAACGAGCTCTCTGAAATTGCATTCATAGAACATATGGCTTCTTGTGTATGTATAGCAATGTCTTTTAATGAACCAATCACAAAAATACAAGAAGGCTATCGCAAATTAGTAAACTATGCAAGCGAAAACAAATGGGTTCCAACAGGTTCTATACTAGAATGGTATCGTGGTGAGGACTTTACAGATCTCGATTTAGTAATGCCTGTCACTCAAATCGGAATAAGGGGGAAATCGTGA
- a CDS encoding C45 family autoproteolytic acyltransferase/hydolase, which produces MYKNEELIVRIVDLRGSYYQFGLEQGKELMSLPILEQIDELRQLTTNSNVKMAKEIVKNVSPNLFQELRGLAEGFQMELDTIIKLFSGYDVVFPEMGCTTLVNDGFYVRNYEFSPEMYDARLVFTNPTGGYASVGFSQQVIGRLDGMNEKGLVVGLHFVNNEHRKEGFIATTIVRMLLEQCANVEDAITFITNIPHGYCYNYSITDQSGKSIIVEASPQQQVINFTNQLICTNHFESEVLKEKNRVEVLSSVKRKEYASSLLTENLSPMAAYHHFNEGSSPLFFKYYKEYFGTLHTVVYSPKELSMIIGVGENCEPMMFSLKAYMEGALILPENVKGIITHEI; this is translated from the coding sequence ATGTATAAAAATGAAGAGTTAATTGTAAGAATAGTAGATTTGAGAGGAAGCTATTATCAGTTTGGCTTAGAACAAGGTAAAGAATTAATGTCATTACCGATCTTAGAACAAATAGACGAACTAAGGCAACTTACTACTAATTCAAATGTAAAAATGGCGAAGGAAATAGTAAAGAATGTTTCACCGAATCTTTTTCAAGAACTAAGAGGCTTGGCAGAAGGATTTCAAATGGAATTAGATACGATCATTAAACTATTTAGTGGATATGATGTAGTGTTTCCGGAAATGGGGTGTACTACGTTGGTAAACGATGGCTTTTACGTGCGCAATTATGAATTTAGCCCAGAAATGTACGATGCAAGACTTGTATTTACCAACCCTACAGGTGGCTATGCGAGTGTAGGGTTTAGTCAGCAAGTAATTGGAAGACTTGATGGAATGAATGAAAAAGGGCTGGTAGTAGGATTACATTTTGTAAATAACGAACACAGGAAAGAGGGGTTTATTGCAACGACAATTGTTAGGATGCTACTTGAACAGTGCGCAAATGTTGAAGACGCAATAACCTTCATCACCAATATCCCCCATGGCTATTGCTATAATTACTCCATCACAGACCAAAGTGGAAAAAGTATAATAGTAGAGGCTTCCCCACAACAACAGGTTATAAACTTCACCAATCAGCTAATATGTACGAATCACTTTGAATCAGAAGTATTGAAAGAGAAAAATAGAGTAGAGGTACTAAGCTCAGTAAAACGTAAGGAGTATGCAAGTTCCTTATTAACAGAGAATCTATCCCCTATGGCAGCATATCATCATTTTAATGAAGGAAGTTCCCCGTTATTTTTTAAGTACTATAAAGAGTACTTTGGTACATTGCATACTGTTGTTTATTCTCCAAAAGAATTAAGTATGATAATTGGAGTTGGTGAGAATTGTGAACCGATGATGTTTTCTCTTAAAGCATATATGGAGGGGGCATTGATTCTCCCTGAGAATGTTAAGGGGATAATTACTCATGAAATATGA
- a CDS encoding SRPBCC family protein — MSIRFEVKRTFQVSQEQAYMALLDLDSAKHWMKGFVGIERLDEGPIQVGSQWKETRKMFGKEASEHFEIIELHEPDKIVIRVDGTKGTTGKGEYLFTYRITSTGNTSEVTLQGEIKGLTGFTKLFGKLIAGTFKKACAKDLDALKSYLEK, encoded by the coding sequence TTGAGTATTCGTTTTGAAGTGAAAAGAACTTTCCAGGTGTCCCAAGAACAAGCTTACATGGCCTTACTTGATCTTGATTCTGCCAAACACTGGATGAAAGGGTTTGTGGGAATCGAGCGATTGGATGAGGGTCCGATACAGGTGGGGAGTCAGTGGAAGGAAACAAGAAAAATGTTTGGAAAAGAGGCTTCTGAACATTTTGAGATTATCGAACTCCATGAACCAGATAAAATTGTAATACGCGTTGATGGCACGAAAGGAACAACCGGTAAAGGAGAATACTTGTTTACATATCGTATTACATCTACAGGAAATACTTCGGAAGTTACATTACAAGGTGAGATAAAGGGCCTTACCGGCTTTACGAAATTATTTGGGAAATTGATAGCTGGTACTTTTAAAAAAGCCTGCGCAAAAGATTTGGATGCTTTAAAAAGCTATTTAGAGAAGTGA
- a CDS encoding YdeI/OmpD-associated family protein, producing MKTIIDKLNLKKYKNVAVLNQPSDYDIFNGYKNVLTQDHDAIFIFAETIDEMVNLTQLIISEEKLLENGYLFIAYPKKGNKRYDTFIHRDDIFPAMKVTEDGYVGNSDVKFSRMVSMDDTYTVVGLKREKKKDKKSSAASQCVADYEDNVQDLEKLLTDHPNELKFYQELTPGYQKDWARYIFSAKQQTTRDKRQAQMVDILSQGIKSIDLYRQVKK from the coding sequence ATGAAGACAATTATTGATAAATTAAATCTAAAAAAATATAAGAATGTGGCTGTGCTTAATCAACCAAGTGATTATGATATTTTTAATGGATATAAGAATGTATTAACACAAGACCATGATGCTATTTTTATTTTTGCCGAAACGATTGATGAAATGGTAAATCTGACTCAATTAATTATTAGTGAAGAAAAGTTGCTAGAAAATGGCTACCTATTTATTGCTTATCCGAAAAAAGGGAATAAGCGATACGATACATTCATACATAGAGATGATATATTTCCTGCAATGAAAGTAACCGAAGATGGATATGTAGGAAATAGCGATGTGAAATTTTCACGGATGGTTAGTATGGATGATACATATACTGTTGTAGGATTAAAGCGTGAAAAGAAGAAAGATAAAAAGTCATCTGCCGCGAGTCAATGTGTAGCTGATTACGAGGACAATGTTCAAGATTTAGAAAAGCTATTAACAGATCATCCAAATGAGCTAAAGTTTTATCAGGAACTTACTCCAGGCTACCAAAAGGATTGGGCGCGTTATATTTTTTCTGCTAAGCAACAGACTACACGTGATAAACGCCAAGCACAAATGGTAGATATCTTATCACAGGGTATTAAATCTATTGATTTGTATCGTCAAGTGAAGAAATAA